A genomic region of Oryza glaberrima chromosome 1, OglaRS2, whole genome shotgun sequence contains the following coding sequences:
- the LOC127760684 gene encoding ethylene-responsive transcription factor ERF015-like: MADLPCIYIRVVRTLAFSTLTNQIEGEIKSRTERDHGEVDLSSPEEAMSRAECGGGEEEERCRYRGVRRRRWGKWVSEIRVPGTRERLWLGSYATPEAAAVAHDTAVYFLRGGAADGGGGGATLNFPERAAATYGGGAAVARLSPRSVQRVASDAGMAADAQLVAARDAAPAPAPATAYARPDHCAGATAARHDELARRGMYGAHAHAAGANARTSGERQLVCAEEISVDDMEILM, translated from the coding sequence ATGGCTGACctcccatgcatatatatacgcgTAGTACGTACACTTGCTTTCTCAACGCTCACGAATCAAATCGAGGGTGAAATTAAGTCAAGAACGGAGAGAGATCACGGTGAGGTTGATCTCAGCTCGCCGGAGGAGGCAATGAGCCGGgcggagtgcggcggcggcgaggaggaggagcggtgcAGGTACaggggcgtgcggcggcggcggtgggggaagTGGGTGTCGGAGATCCGGGTGCCCGGCACGCGGGAGCGGCTGTGGCTGGGGTCCTACGCCAcgccggaggccgccgccgtcgcgcacgACACGGCCGTCTACTTCCTCCGCGGaggcgcggccgacggcggtggcggcggcgcgacgctcaACTTcccggagcgcgcggcggccacgtacggcggcggcgccgccgtggcgcgcctGTCGCCGCGGTCCGTGCAGCGCGTGGCGTCCGacgccggcatggccgccgACGCGCAGCTCGTGGCGGCGCGggacgccgcgcccgcgcccgcgccggcgacggcgtacGCGCGCCCGGATCACTGcgccggcgcgacggcggcgcggcacgaCGAGCTGGCGCGCCGCGGGATGTACGGCGCTCACGCGCATGCCGCCGGCGCGAACGCCAGGAcgagc